The proteins below are encoded in one region of Petrotoga miotherma DSM 10691:
- a CDS encoding HD domain-containing protein translates to MTREEALELLKQNLKTDNLFTHSLAVGAIMKELAKHLNKDEQKWEITGLLHDLDYEETKDDPDNHALKTVEMLGDEVDQDVKNAILAHNEKKELEKDIEIALYAADQLSGLIVAAVLVRPNKDIAELSVKSLKKKFKDKAFARGADREKIKEIAKLDIELNDFFKIAIDGMVRIKDELSLE, encoded by the coding sequence TTGACTAGAGAAGAAGCCCTAGAGTTACTAAAGCAAAACTTAAAAACGGATAATTTGTTCACTCATTCTCTTGCCGTAGGAGCCATTATGAAGGAATTAGCAAAACATCTAAACAAAGATGAGCAAAAATGGGAAATCACCGGTTTACTACACGATCTGGATTATGAAGAAACGAAAGACGATCCAGATAATCATGCGTTAAAAACTGTTGAAATGCTTGGAGACGAGGTTGATCAAGATGTAAAAAACGCTATATTGGCACATAATGAAAAAAAAGAGTTAGAAAAAGATATTGAGATAGCCCTATATGCTGCAGATCAACTTTCTGGGCTTATCGTTGCCGCTGTTTTGGTCAGACCAAACAAAGATATAGCCGAGTTATCGGTAAAATCGTTAAAAAAGAAATTCAAAGATAAAGCTTTTGCAAGAGGAGCGGATAGAGAAAAAATAAAAGAAATAGCCAAGCTGGATATCGAATTGAACGATTTCTTTAAAATAGCCATTGATGGTATGGTTCGAATAAAAGATGAATTGAGCTTAGAATGA